AGAACGAGCGCCCGGTCAGCACGGCCCGCTGGTGGACGGAGAGGGCGTGCAGCGTGCCCGGCCCGAGCAGGTGGCCGATCGGGTTGTAGCCGAGGAAGGCGGCGAAGAGGATCGAGACCGGGGGCAGGTGCGAGACGTGCGCCGCGGTCTGCGACGGGACGCCGTGGTCGACGAGGCCGGAGTGGATGGCGTCGGGCAGCGTCGCCGCGAGGCCGAGGATCATGAGCGTGAAGAAGATCCCGATCGAGAGCACCTGGGCGGAGTTCTGGAAGGTCTGGTTCATACCCCCGCCGGCGCCGCGGTCGGCGGCCGGCAGGCTGTTCATCACCCCGGCCCGGTTGGGCGATGCGAAGAGGCCCATCGAGATCCCGTTCAGCGCCAGCACGGCGGCGAAGACCGGGTAGGAGAAGTCGATCGGGAGCAGCAGCAGGAGCCCGAAGCTGATCGCGGCGCCGATCATGCCGGCGGTGGCGAAGAGGCGCGGGCCGAAGCGGTCGGACAGGTATCCCGAAGTCGGCCCCGCTGCCAGCATCCCCAGCGTCAGCGGCAGCATGTAGATGCCGGCCCAGAGCGGCGTCTCGGAGAAGTCGTAGCCGTGCTGCGGCAGCCAGATCCCCTGCAGCCAGATGATCAGCATGAACATGAGGCCGCCGCGGGCGACCGCCGAGAGGAACGTCGAGAGCGTCCCGAAGGTGAAGGCGCGGATGCGGAAGAGCGGCAGCCGGAACATCGGGTTCTCGACGCGGCGCTCGATGATCGCGAACGCGACCAGGCTGATGACCGCGCCGGTGACGAGGACGATGACGCGGGTGCTCGTCCAGCCGGTGGCGTGGCCGTTCGCCGGCCGGATTCCGTAGGTGACCGCCACCATCAGGAGGACGAGGCCGAGGGCGAAGGTGACGTTGCCCCACCAGTCGACCGGCGCCCGCTTGCGCACGCCCCGCTCCTCGAGCTTCAGGTAGGCCCAGATCGTCCCGGCGACGCCGACCGGCACCGAGATGAGGAACACGAGCCGCCAGCTGATCGGCGCGAGCAGCCCGCCGAGCACCAGGCCGACGAACATGCCGCTGACGCCCACGATGTTGTTGATCCCGAGCGCCATGCCGCGCTGGTTGGACGGGAAGGCGTCGGTGATGATCGCGGCGGCGTTCGCGAGCAGGCAGGCGCCGCCGAGGCCCTGGACGATGCGGAAGACGATCAGGTAGGTCGCGCCCGCCCGGCCGGTCATCCAGGTCACCGTCAGGAAGAGCGAGGCGACCGTGTAGATGACGAAGCCGAGGTTGTAGATCCGCACCCGGCCGTACATGTCGCCGAGCCGGCCGAGGCTCACGATCAGCACGCTCGAGACGACCAGGTAGCCCAGGATCATCCACAGCAGGTAGAAGCTGTTCGAGGGCACGAGCGGGTCGAGCTTGATGCCGCGGAAGATGTCCGGCATCGCGATCAGCGTGATCGACGCGTCAAGTGTCGCGAGCAGGACGCCGAGCGTCACGTTCGAGAGCGCGATCCACTTGTACCGGTCGGAAGCCACCGAGACAATTCTACAGGCAAACTGTTCAGGTATGCTGCATACATGGCCGAGCCCGAAGCGGTTGCGAGCGAGCTGCGCGTCGTCCTCGGACGGATCGTCCGGCGTCTGCGCGCCGAGCGCGCCCAGCGCCGCGGCCTCCCGCTCGCCCAGGTGATCGTCCTCGGCCGGCTCGACCGCGGCGGCCCGTCCGGGATCAGCGCCCTGGCCGCCGCCGAGCACGTCCGCCCGCAGTCGATGGCCGCCACCGTGGCCGCGCTCGAGAAGGCGGGCCTGGTGGCCCGCACGCCCGATGCGCAGGATCGCCGCCGGGTCGCGATCGACCTGACGCCCGCGGGTCGCGCGGTGCTCGCCGAAGACCGCGCCCAGCGCGTCGGCTGGCTGGCCGAGTCGATCCGCACCGACCTGAACGCCCGCGAGCGCAAGGTGCTCGCGGAGGCGACGGGATTGCTGGCGCGGCTGGCGGGGGACTAGAGGTGGAGCGTGACCCAGGGGGTCACGTTGCTGGCATTGTCAATCGCCTCGAACCGAACGATCGTGTTCGGGCCGCCCGGCAGCTGCACGCTGGTGCCCTGGAAGTGGCCGGCCCAGCTCCTTCCGCCGTCGTCTGACCAGTCGTAGAGCACGTACTCGATCCCCGAGCCGGAGTCCGAGACGTCCGCGGTCACGGTGGCCGTCGACCCCGTCTGGGTCGACGAGAGCCGGAGGGTCGGCGGCGTGTCGTCGATCATGGTCGTCGTTGCGCGTGTGGGGGTCGTCCACGCCGTGACGTTCCCGGCCTGGTCGCTCGCCCGGAAGCGCACCTCGGTGATCCCTTCGCGTGAGATCCACGCCTCGTGGCCGGGCTGGGGGTCGGACCATGTCCCTCCGCCGTCGGTCGATGTCTCGTACTCGACGCTGGCGAGCCCCGACGTTGCGTCGTCCGCGTACGTGATGACCCCTGACGTGCCGCTCATCCACTCGCCCGCCCCATACGGCGTGGTCAGGGTGGGCGGCGTCGCGTCGACGTAGACGTAGGCCGAGGCGGCGGTGTTCGTGATCCAGGGGCTCATGTTGCCGGCCGCGTCGTAGGCCGCGAAGCGGACGTCGGTGACGCCATCGGTCGAGATCGTCACGGAGTCGCCCGGGAGCGGGGCCGACCAGTTTCCAGGCCCACCCGTCTCGTAGAGGTAGCCGGCCACCCCGGAGCCGGTGTCGGTCGCGCTCGCCGTGACCGTGACGGGGCCCGTCGACCAGGGAGCACTGCCGCCGCTCACCCGCATTTCCGGTGCGGTCTGGTCGACTGCGGCGGTGGTGTCTGCGTCCGGGATCGTCCAGTCGGACCACATGAGCAGGCTGTCGCGGGCGCGGAACCGCACGAGCGTCGTCCCCGTGTCGCTGACCGCGACCGATCCGCCCCAGGCCGGGTTGCTCCACGTCGTGCCTCCGTCGACGGACGTCTCGTGCTGGATATCGACCGGGCCCGGGACGTCGGGGTCGGATGCGGTCGCCGTGATCGTGACCCGGGTGGTGCTCCACGCGGTCGAGCCGCCCGTGGCCGTGACCGTCGGGACCGGGTCGTCGATCACGAACTCGCGCTGCGCCCAGTCGCTCGTGTTGCCGGCCCGGTCCGTGGCTCGGAACCGGACGTACGACGTCCCGTTGGCCATCGCGACGTATGCCGAGTTGTGCTCCGGAGCCGACCATGTCACGCCGTCGGACGAGGTCTCGTACGCGATGTCCGCGAGCCCCGAAAGGCCGTCGGTCGCCTTGGCCAGCACGAGCACGGGGCCGGTGTCCCAGCCGCCGATGTCGTCGCTACACGCGAGGCTGAGTTGCGGCGGCGTCATGTCGATCGAGACGGGGATCTCCGCCGTCCAGCCCGAGACATTGTGGGCCCGGTCGCCGGCCTCGAACCGGATCCTGGTCGTGCCCTCATCGGTGATGGTCACGGTCTGCCCTTCCGACTCCTCGGACCCGTCGCGCAGGATCCAGTAGTCGCCGACCCCCGAGCCGCCCTGGTCGGTCGAGCTGGCGGTAAGCGTGACGGGATGGTTCATCCAACCCCACGGCGCGTCCGAGACCGTGGGCGCGCCCGAGACCGTCGGGACGTCCGGGGCGATGAGGTCGGTCGTCCAGCGCCGCTGGGCGGTCGCCACCCGGCCGTTCGCCCGCCACGCCGTCACCCGGACGACGTGTGGCCCCGTGTCGGGGTGGACCGTCACGCTGCCGCTCCGACACGGCAGCTCCCGCTCGTCGAACGTGCACACGACCCGGGCGGGCTTGAAGTTCGCCGTCCAGCGCAGGGACACGGTGGCCCGGCTCGAGTACGTGCCCGGATCGGGGCCGAGCGCGACGTGCGGGCGCACGGCCGCGGACGCGCTGCCGACGCCGAGGACGGCATGCGCGGCGATCACGCCGAGGAGGAGCCTTGCGGGGAAGCGCACGGTCTCATCGTGTGCCAGGAGGCACGCGCGGGGATCCCCCGCCGAGGGGATCAGCGCACGACGAAGTTCGCGCCGGCGATCTTCACGTACAGGTCGTCGCGCAGCAGGTAGACCGTGTAGCGGCCGGGCGTCAGCGGGACGGCGAAGATGCCGCTCGGGCGCAGCGTGAACGTGCCGTCGATGGCGGAGTGGGTGTAGCGCCAGAGCAGGTACGACGCGACGAGCGGGTTCGCGCCGCGGTGGTAGATGCCGAGCCAGTCCCAGCGATCGCCGGGCGCGTTCTTCACCGTGACGCCGATCGGCTCGCCGACCGCGAAGACCGGCTTCGTCATCCGCACGACCGGTGGCGCCGCGGGCGCGGCGACCCAGAACGGGAACCGCGACAGCGTCTTGCCGTCCCGGCCGAGCAGGACGGCCGCGTAGGCGCCGGCGGCCCAGCGTCGGCTCGAGAAGCTGACTGTCCTGATCCCGTGTGCGTCGGCGACAGGCCGCGCGGCCACGGTGCTCGCCGTCCCGGCGCGCAGGTGCTCGACGGCGACGGCCGTCACCGGCCCGTCCGCGTGGAACGACACCGGCACGGCGTCGCCGATGCGCGCCAGCCGGTGCGGCACGGTGACGACCGCGGGCGGCGTCGCCCCGCGGACGCGGAAGGTCGAGACCACCAGGCGGTGGTCCGACGGCCACGGCGCCACGGTCGCCGAGACGCCGGGCGCGCCCGGCTCGCCGACGATCCTGCTCGCAACCGCACGCGCGCCGCGCGAGAAGACGAAGTCGATCCGGTCCTTCGGCTCGCCCAGGAAGAGGTCGACGCCCGGGATCGTGCGGTGCGTCGGCCAGGTCAGGCCGGGCGTCTTCACCGGATTCGGGTGGACGGCCCGGAACGAGTCGGTGAACCCCGTCGCCTCGACCGCCGCCGAGACCGGCCAGCGCAGCGGGTAGGGCCGCCACGGCTGGGTGCCGACCGTCGCCTCCGTCCAGTCGCGGAACGAGGGCGAGTTGAAGTCGCCGGTGAGGAAGGTCGGGATGCCGCGCGCGTGCAGGACGCGGACGGCGGCCAGGTCGGGCTCGATCGCGGGCAGCCGCACGTGCTTCTCCATCGCGATCACCTGTGCCGCGGTCTTTCCGTGTTTCACCCACACCGGCCCGTACGGCGCCGCGGGCAGGTGCACGTTCTCCATCGCGACCACCCGTCCGGGCGACACCTCGACGTAGGTGTAGAGCCCGTTCCCGTCCGGCGGGTCGACCAGCGGCAGTCGCGAGACGATCTGCATGCGGATGTCGTAGTAGCGCCAGCCGAGGGCATGCGCGATCTGGGGGATCTCGCCGCCGCCCTCCTCGATCCCGACGACGTCGGCGCCGCTCGCCCGGATCGCCCGGGCGACCAGCGAGGCCTTGATGATCGGGAACTCGTCGGAGATGTCGCAGTTGAACTGGGCGACGCGCACCGTCGCAATTGGCGCGTCCGCGACGCCAATTGGCGTGTGGGCAGCGCCCGGGTGGGCAGGGGCCCTGTGGGCAATTGACGTTGGCGCGACGCCGATTGCCGTGGGCGCCCCGCCATGCGCGGCCGCCGGCGCTCCCCCGCCGCCGAGCACCGCCGCGGCGACGGCCGCCACCAGCATCGCGCGTCCCCCTGGCACGGTCGCGAGCCTACCACCGGGGCGGCCCGGCTAGGACGCGAGTTCGACGAAGCGGCAGAGCGCGTTCACCAGCCGCATCTGCTCGACCGTCTTGCAGCGCACGGTCAGGAGGTCGGGGCTGGCGACGAGCACTGCCAGGCACTTCGCCCGCGACACCGCCACGTTGAGCCGGTTCCGCGAGTAGAGGAACTCGGCGTTTCGGGGCATGTCGTCGCCGCTCGAGGTCGCCATCGAGAAGAAGACGACCGCCGCCTCGCGGCCCTGGAACCTGTCGACGGTGCCGACCTCGACCCACCCGGGCAGTCGCTCGCGCAGCAGCCGCACCTGGGCGTTGTACGGGGTTACGACCATCACGCCCGCGTCCTTGATCGGCACCGTGCCCCCGTCCGAACGGGTCACGGTCGCGCCGGCCAGCAGCTCGAGCTGCGAGGCGATGACCTCGCCCTCCTCGGGCGACTCCCGCCGGTTTCCGCCGTGCGCGACCGGGAACCAGCGCAGGCCGGTCCCCGACAGGCCGGCGGAGTCGACCCGCTGGGTGGCGCACTCCGGCAGGCTGTGCAGCTCGCCGCGGTAGCTGATCTCGCTGACGAACGCGCACACGTCCGGGTGCATGCGCCGGCTGACGTTGATGAAGAGGCCGCGCTCCGGCGCGATGGTGGCGTCTCCGCCGAGCACGTGGGCGAGCGCCGACACCGCCGTCCCCTCCGGGTGGCCGCCCTGGGCGACGTGCGCCAGTTGCTGGGGATCGCCGAGCAGGATCAGGTTTCGGCAGCTCGTCCCGACGGCCAGTCCGTCCGCCAGCGACACCTGGCCGGCCTCGTCGACGAGCAGCGTGTCGATCGTGCCCTGCATCTTCTCGCGCGCGAAGAGCCACGACGTGCCGGCGACGAGCAGGACGTCGTCGGGCGCGTTCTCGCAGGCGTCGTTCGCGACGTTCTCGATCGACCCGGCGTCGCCGAACGGCGACTCGTACTCGTTCTCCCCGTCGCCGCGCTTGTACCCCTTGAACGCCACGCCCTCGTCGCGGGCGGTCTCCTCGATCTCGTCGAGCAGGTTGTGGATCGCCTTGTGGCTCGGCGCCGTGACGCCGACGCGCCGCCCGCGCGCCATCAGCGCGACGGCGATGCGGGCGCCTGCGTAGGTCTTCCCCGTCCCCGGCGGCCCCTGGATCGCGAGCATCGAGTGGTCGAGCCGGAGGGCCAGGTCGACCGCCTGCTCCACGGTGTAGTCGCCGGCGAGGAGCGGGCCACCGTGCGGGCCTCCCGCGATCCGCGGCAGGTCACGGCGAAGCAGGCCGCGTGACGCCGGGTAGCCCGTTCCGCCGTCGAGCACGTCCGCGGTCAGGCGGCGCAGCGCGGCCCGCTGCACGCCCGTCGGGAGCGGCTGATCCGGGATGAGCGACCGCGGCGGCGGATCATCGCCCCACTTCTTCGGCCCGAGCTTCAGGGTCAGCGTGCCGGCGACAGGGTCGATCGCGACGATCTCGGCGCCGCGCTCGGTGGCGGGGTCGACGACGGCGCCCACGTAGAGCTTCATCGACTGGAGCGGGAACTGCATCGGCACGCCGCGCGACTGTGCCAGCTTGAACTCCGGGCCGGCCGGGGTCAGGCCGCCGATGGCCTCGTCGTCCTCGTCGCGCAGCTCCTCCTCGGTCATCTCGAGCCGCGTGAAGTACCACCAGTACGCGGGCTTGGCCTCGCGCCGGTGGTACATCAGGAGCTCGCCGAGCAGCCCGTCGACCGCGTCGCCCGTCGCGAGCAGCCGGTCGCGCAGCGCCGCCGTCTCGGGGTCGATCTCCTCGGCCGCGTTCTCGGCGCCCTCGGGCGGCGGCCGCCACTCGACCGGCGCGCCGGTCGCGACCAGCTCCGCGCGCAGCCCGAGCAGCCAGTCCCGCAATCCGCGGGTGGAGTGCACGTCCTCGGCGTTGTAGAGGGCGATCTCGTCGAGCTGGGCCCGGTCGCGCGTGCCGAGCCAGCTCTCGTACGCGACGATCGACCCGCCCGCCTCCTTCACCGCGGCGGTGCGCTCGCCCCAGTAGAAGTCCTCCACCTTCTTCAGCGAGTAGCTCTCCTTGGAGATGCGCACGCCCTGGCGGACGACCCGGTAGAGGTCGACGAGCGCGCCGGCCCGCAGCAGCGTGTCGACCTGGGCCTCGCGCGTGGCGTGGAACATCGCGAGCCGCTTCAGCATCGTCTCCTCGATCGCGCCGTAGTGGTAGACGTGGCAGCCTGGGTGCTGCTCGCGCCAGGCCATGATGAAGTCGACCAGCGCCTCGAAGGCCGTCTTCTCCTCCTCGCTGGAGTGCGCCCAGAACGCCTCGTAGCGCTCCTCGCCGCCGTCGTCCCAGCCGAACCCGAACAGGTAGACGAGGCCGCGGTCGCCGATGTAGGGGTCGCCCTCGAGGTCGAAGTAGAGGTCGCCGTCCGCGGGCTCGGGCAGGAGGCCGAAGCCGCGGCCGGGCTCGTACGCGAGGAGCTCGTAGCGCTGCTCGCCGGTCTCGCGCTCGCGCAGCTGGAGCGCCGCCTGGCCGCGCAGCCTGGCCAGCGAATCGCGCGGGATGCGCGTGATCTTTCGCCCGGGATCGATTCCCGCCAGGGCGGCGAGCGTCGTGATCTCGTCCTGCTCGAGCCGGGCGACCTGGTCGCGGCGGATGCCGGCGACGAGCGAGAGGTGGTCGTCGGCCCGTCGCCGCGTCTCGCAGTGGTGGCGGTAGTCGCAGATGCCGCAGTGGCCGCAGGGCAGCGGATACGTGTCTCCGAGGCCGGCGGCGATCGTCTCCTCGGCGTACGCTTGGATCCGGCGCACGTAGGCGGCGAAGTCGTCGGTGCGGTAGCAGTCCCGGCCCCCGTCTCCGAGGAGCACCACGAGCTCGTGCGGCTCGAGCTCCTGGATGCGCTCGAGCAGCGCGGCGTAGACCGACAGCTGGACGAGGAAGTAGCCCTTCGTCGCGCGGGCCAGCTTCGCGTCGGCGACCTCGTAGCTCCAGTCGCCCAGCGCCGAGGGCAGCGGCACGCGCTCGAGGAAGTCGGCATAGCCCCCGAAGCCATCGCCGACGAGCGTCGCCTGGTGGATCACGTCGACGCCGCGGCGCATCGCCGCGAGCGTCTGCTCGAGCGCGGCCCGGAAGCGGTCTTCGCCCGCGCCGGTCACGACGCGCTCGACGCTTCGCCCGCTCTCCTCGTACGTGGCGAGGATGGCGGACTCGTGCTGCTCGCCGTAGCGGGCGAGGATGTCGACGTGCGCGCCGCGGCCCGACCGCCGAACGCCGTTGCCGTTGAACCGGGCGATCTCGAGCGCCATCAGGTGGCGGCACTCGAGCAGGTTGTTCAGGTCGGAGGGAGAGAGGAGCGGCTGATCGTTGTACCTGCGCATCGCTTCGAGTGTCCGCCGGCGCCGCGGAAACCTTTCGTACCGTACCGCCCGTCGCCCGGGCCCGTCCCGTAAGATCGCCCTGTGGAGGCTCGTAACGAGAGTCGCGAGCCGGCGGTGGGCGCGCGGGTTCGCAAGACCGTGACGATCGTCTTCTCCGACGTGGTCGGGTCGACGGGCCTCGGCGAGCGGCTCGATCCGGAGTCGTTCCAGCATGTCATGACCCGTTACGGCAGCGAGATGCAGCGGGTGCTCGAGCGCCACGGGGGCCGGGTCGAGAAGTTCATCGGCGACGCGGTCATGGCCGTCTTCGGCGTGCCGGTCCTGCACGAGGACGATGCCCTGCGGGCCGTGCGCGCCGCGCTCGAGATGCGCACCGCCCTGGCCGACCTCAACCGCGAGCTCGACCGCGAGTACGGCGTCGAGCTCGGCATCCGCATCGGCGTCCACACCGGCGAGGTGATCACCGACGAGCGCGCGCGCGACCAGGGCCTGATCGCCGGCGACGCCGTGAACGCCGCTGCCCGCCTGCAGGCCTCCGCGCCCACCGGCGCGGTGCTGATCGGCCCCGAGACGCACCGGCTGGTGGCCTCCGCCGTGCGCGTGCGCCGCCACGGCGACCTGGAGCTGCGCGGCAAGACCGGCCGCATGCGCACGTGGCGGGTCGAGGGGCTCGCGCCGGACCGCCTGCGCCTGCGCCGGGGCGCCGGCGCCGAGATGGTGGGGCGGCGGCGGGAGCTGCAGGCGTTGCGCCGCCGCTTCGAGGCGGCCGTCCAGACCCGCCGCTGCGTCGTGACGACGGTGCTCGGCCCGGCCGGGATCGGCAAGTCGCGGCTCGTGCGCCAGCTCGTCTCCGAGGTCGAGCCGGGCGCGCGCATCGTCGTCGGCCGCTGCCTGCCCTACGGCGAGGGCATCACCTACTGGCCGCTGAAGGAGATCGTCGACGACCTGGGCGGCGTCGGGGCGCTCGAGCGGCTGATGCCGGGCGAGGAGCAGGACGCGCCGGCCGCGGCGATGGTCTCCGGCGCGATCGGCCGGTCGCACTCGACGGCGACCGCGCAGGACGTGCAGTGGGCGGTGCGGCGCCTGTTCGAGTCGATCGCGCGGCCGCAGCCGCTCCTGATCGCCTTCGACGACATCCAGTGGGCCGAGCCGCCGCTGCTCGACCTGATCGAGTACCTGTCCGACTTCATGACGAGCGCGCCGGTGGCCATCGTCTGCCTGGCCCGCGACGACCTGCTCGAGCGGCGGCCGGCGTGGGCGACGGCGTTCGGGCGCGGAGCGACGCTGCGGCTGCGACCGCTCTCCGACACCGACTCGGCCAAGCTCCTGCGCGGCCTGGCCGGCCGCGAGGCCGCGCGCCTGCGCCGGTTCGAGATCCTGGCGGCGGCCGAGGGCAACCCGCTCTTCCTCGAGCAGCTCGTGGCCATGCGCTCGGACGACCCCTCCAAGGCGGTGCCGCCGAGCATCCAGGCGCTGCTCGCCGCCCGCGTCGACGGGCTGCCGCACCACGCCCGCCGCGTGATCGAGGCGGCGGCGGTCGAGGGGCGCGAGTTCCACCGCGGTGTGGTGGCCGCGCTGCTCGCCGACCATCACGACGTGGACGTCGACGCCGGCCTCGAGGAGCTCGAGGCGCTGGAGCTGGTGCGGCCGGCCCAGCGCATCTACGCCGGCGACAGCGGCTACCGCTTCACCCACCTGCTCGTGCGGGACGCGGCCTACGAGCTGATCCCGAAGCGGCGCCGGGCCGAGCTCCACGTCGGGTTCGCCGACTGGCTGCGTGGCCCCGCCGCCGAGGAGCGCGAGCTCGACGAGATCATCGGCTACCACCTCGAGCGGGCCTACACGTACCGGCGCGAGCTGGGCCGGGTCGACGCCCTGCCCTACCGCGCCCTGGCCGCGGATGCCTCGGGATACCTGAGCGCCGCCGGCCGCCGCGTCCTGCGCTCCGGCGACCGGGCGGCGGCGGTGAACCTGCTCCGCCGGGCGGTCGCCCTGCGCCCGGCCGAGGATCCCGAGCGGGCCGCGCTCCTGATCGACCTGGGCGGCATGCTCGGAGAAGAGGGGCGCTTCTCCGAGGCCAACACGGCGCTCGCCCAGGCGACCCGGGTCGCGAAGGCCTGTGACGACTCCGCGCTCGTCGCGCGAGCGCAGGTCGAGCGGATGCTGGCGCAGGTGCAGGTCGACCCCGACCGCGTGGCCCGCCAGGCCTCGCGGTTCGGCGGCCAGCTGGCGCGGACGCTGACCGAGGCCGACGACCATGCCGGCCTGGCCAGGCTGTGGCACCTGCGCGGGCTGCTGTCGTGGATCCGGGCCCGGGCCGGTGACGCGTCCGAGTGCTGGCGGTGGGCCGCCGAGCAGGCGTCGTTGGCAGCGGACGACCGCACGCTGGCGGATGCGCTCGGCTGGGAGGCGTCGGCGGCGACGCAGGGCCCGACCCAGGTCGACGAGGCGTTCGGCCGCTGCACCGAGATCCTGGGTCGCCTGACCACGAACCCGTGGGCGGCGGCGCTCGTGCAGCAGCAGCTCGCGGGCCTGCACGGGATGCGCGGCGAGTTCGACCAGGCGTTCGCGCTACTCGACGGCGCGGATGAGGCGCTGGCAGGGTTCTCGCCCACGGTCGACGCCGCGGTGTCGCACCCGGAGGTGCTCGTCTCGATGCTCGCGGGGCAGCCCGCCCGGGCCGAGCGCCACTTGCGCGCAGGGCGGCGCCAGTTGGACACGATGGGCGAGAAGGCCGTCCTCGCCTCGACCGAGGCGATGCTCGGGATGGTCGTGCTTGCCCAGGGCCGGGTCGACGAAGCGGACCGCCTCGGGCGCCGCTCCGCCCGGCTTGCCACCGACGGCGACCTCTCGGCGCAGGTGCTCTGGCGCCGGGTGCGGGCGGTTGCGCTGACCGAGCAGCACCGGCCGCGCGAGGCGGAACGGCTGGCGCGCGATGCGGTCACGCTGGCCGAGCGGACCGACTACCTGAACGACCACGCGGGCGCCCTCGAGGACCTGGCCCGCGTGCACGCGGCGGCCGGCCATGCGGGCGCGGCGCAGAGCGCACGCGAGGCGGCGCTCGACGTCTACCGACGGAAGGGAAATACTG
The nucleotide sequence above comes from Gaiellales bacterium. Encoded proteins:
- a CDS encoding endonuclease/exonuclease/phosphatase family protein, with the protein product MPGGRAMLVAAVAAAVLGGGGAPAAAHGGAPTAIGVAPTSIAHRAPAHPGAAHTPIGVADAPIATVRVAQFNCDISDEFPIIKASLVARAIRASGADVVGIEEGGGEIPQIAHALGWRYYDIRMQIVSRLPLVDPPDGNGLYTYVEVSPGRVVAMENVHLPAAPYGPVWVKHGKTAAQVIAMEKHVRLPAIEPDLAAVRVLHARGIPTFLTGDFNSPSFRDWTEATVGTQPWRPYPLRWPVSAAVEATGFTDSFRAVHPNPVKTPGLTWPTHRTIPGVDLFLGEPKDRIDFVFSRGARAVASRIVGEPGAPGVSATVAPWPSDHRLVVSTFRVRGATPPAVVTVPHRLARIGDAVPVSFHADGPVTAVAVEHLRAGTASTVAARPVADAHGIRTVSFSSRRWAAGAYAAVLLGRDGKTLSRFPFWVAAPAAPPVVRMTKPVFAVGEPIGVTVKNAPGDRWDWLGIYHRGANPLVASYLLWRYTHSAIDGTFTLRPSGIFAVPLTPGRYTVYLLRDDLYVKIAGANFVVR
- a CDS encoding MarR family transcriptional regulator, whose translation is MAEPEAVASELRVVLGRIVRRLRAERAQRRGLPLAQVIVLGRLDRGGPSGISALAAAEHVRPQSMAATVAALEKAGLVARTPDAQDRRRVAIDLTPAGRAVLAEDRAQRVGWLAESIRTDLNARERKVLAEATGLLARLAGD
- a CDS encoding Ig-like domain repeat protein, with product MRFPARLLLGVIAAHAVLGVGSASAAVRPHVALGPDPGTYSSRATVSLRWTANFKPARVVCTFDERELPCRSGSVTVHPDTGPHVVRVTAWRANGRVATAQRRWTTDLIAPDVPTVSGAPTVSDAPWGWMNHPVTLTASSTDQGGSGVGDYWILRDGSEESEGQTVTITDEGTTRIRFEAGDRAHNVSGWTAEIPVSIDMTPPQLSLACSDDIGGWDTGPVLVLAKATDGLSGLADIAYETSSDGVTWSAPEHNSAYVAMANGTSYVRFRATDRAGNTSDWAQREFVIDDPVPTVTATGGSTAWSTTRVTITATASDPDVPGPVDIQHETSVDGGTTWSNPAWGGSVAVSDTGTTLVRFRARDSLLMWSDWTIPDADTTAAVDQTAPEMRVSGGSAPWSTGPVTVTASATDTGSGVAGYLYETGGPGNWSAPLPGDSVTISTDGVTDVRFAAYDAAGNMSPWITNTAASAYVYVDATPPTLTTPYGAGEWMSGTSGVITYADDATSGLASVEYETSTDGGGTWSDPQPGHEAWISREGITEVRFRASDQAGNVTAWTTPTRATTTMIDDTPPTLRLSSTQTGSTATVTADVSDSGSGIEYVLYDWSDDGGRSWAGHFQGTSVQLPGGPNTIVRFEAIDNASNVTPWVTLHL
- a CDS encoding MFS transporter, whose translation is MASDRYKWIALSNVTLGVLLATLDASITLIAMPDIFRGIKLDPLVPSNSFYLLWMILGYLVVSSVLIVSLGRLGDMYGRVRIYNLGFVIYTVASLFLTVTWMTGRAGATYLIVFRIVQGLGGACLLANAAAIITDAFPSNQRGMALGINNIVGVSGMFVGLVLGGLLAPISWRLVFLISVPVGVAGTIWAYLKLEERGVRKRAPVDWWGNVTFALGLVLLMVAVTYGIRPANGHATGWTSTRVIVLVTGAVISLVAFAIIERRVENPMFRLPLFRIRAFTFGTLSTFLSAVARGGLMFMLIIWLQGIWLPQHGYDFSETPLWAGIYMLPLTLGMLAAGPTSGYLSDRFGPRLFATAGMIGAAISFGLLLLLPIDFSYPVFAAVLALNGISMGLFASPNRAGVMNSLPAADRGAGGGMNQTFQNSAQVLSIGIFFTLMILGLAATLPDAIHSGLVDHGVPSQTAAHVSHLPPVSILFAAFLGYNPIGHLLGPGTLHALSVHQRAVLTGRSFFPQLISEPFRNGLHAAFGFAITACLVAAGASLMRGGQTAAQIEQGPVPRAEAGRAA
- a CDS encoding TM0106 family RecB-like putative nuclease, whose product is MRRYNDQPLLSPSDLNNLLECRHLMALEIARFNGNGVRRSGRGAHVDILARYGEQHESAILATYEESGRSVERVVTGAGEDRFRAALEQTLAAMRRGVDVIHQATLVGDGFGGYADFLERVPLPSALGDWSYEVADAKLARATKGYFLVQLSVYAALLERIQELEPHELVVLLGDGGRDCYRTDDFAAYVRRIQAYAEETIAAGLGDTYPLPCGHCGICDYRHHCETRRRADDHLSLVAGIRRDQVARLEQDEITTLAALAGIDPGRKITRIPRDSLARLRGQAALQLRERETGEQRYELLAYEPGRGFGLLPEPADGDLYFDLEGDPYIGDRGLVYLFGFGWDDGGEERYEAFWAHSSEEEKTAFEALVDFIMAWREQHPGCHVYHYGAIEETMLKRLAMFHATREAQVDTLLRAGALVDLYRVVRQGVRISKESYSLKKVEDFYWGERTAAVKEAGGSIVAYESWLGTRDRAQLDEIALYNAEDVHSTRGLRDWLLGLRAELVATGAPVEWRPPPEGAENAAEEIDPETAALRDRLLATGDAVDGLLGELLMYHRREAKPAYWWYFTRLEMTEEELRDEDDEAIGGLTPAGPEFKLAQSRGVPMQFPLQSMKLYVGAVVDPATERGAEIVAIDPVAGTLTLKLGPKKWGDDPPPRSLIPDQPLPTGVQRAALRRLTADVLDGGTGYPASRGLLRRDLPRIAGGPHGGPLLAGDYTVEQAVDLALRLDHSMLAIQGPPGTGKTYAGARIAVALMARGRRVGVTAPSHKAIHNLLDEIEETARDEGVAFKGYKRGDGENEYESPFGDAGSIENVANDACENAPDDVLLVAGTSWLFAREKMQGTIDTLLVDEAGQVSLADGLAVGTSCRNLILLGDPQQLAHVAQGGHPEGTAVSALAHVLGGDATIAPERGLFINVSRRMHPDVCAFVSEISYRGELHSLPECATQRVDSAGLSGTGLRWFPVAHGGNRRESPEEGEVIASQLELLAGATVTRSDGGTVPIKDAGVMVVTPYNAQVRLLRERLPGWVEVGTVDRFQGREAAVVFFSMATSSGDDMPRNAEFLYSRNRLNVAVSRAKCLAVLVASPDLLTVRCKTVEQMRLVNALCRFVELAS